A section of the Streptomyces sp. V3I8 genome encodes:
- a CDS encoding carbohydrate ABC transporter permease, whose translation MTRVSRARAARALTYLSLVVASVVVLLPLLVVLLTSLKSGKEMANDSGALQLPDNPLNFDNYVTAFQDGRMLSAFGNTAFILLFSVTGTVIIGSMAAYAIDRYTFRFRKPVVALFLVAALVPGVTTQVATFQIIDSFGMFDSRWAPIVLYTGTDIVSIYIFLQFVRSIPVSLDEAARLDGASAFTIYRKIILPLLRPAIATVVIVKGITVYNDFYIPFLYMPSEDLGVISTSLFRFKGPFGAHWENISAGAVLVILPTLLAFLFLQRYIYNGFTKGATK comes from the coding sequence ATGACCCGCGTCTCGCGTGCCCGGGCCGCCCGGGCCCTCACCTACCTGTCGCTGGTCGTCGCGAGCGTGGTCGTGCTGCTCCCGCTCCTCGTCGTCCTGCTGACCTCCCTCAAGTCCGGCAAGGAGATGGCGAACGACAGCGGGGCGCTGCAACTTCCCGACAACCCGCTGAACTTCGACAACTACGTGACGGCGTTCCAGGACGGCCGGATGCTCTCGGCGTTCGGGAACACGGCGTTCATCCTGCTCTTCTCCGTCACGGGCACGGTGATCATCGGGTCGATGGCGGCGTACGCGATCGACCGCTACACCTTCCGGTTCAGGAAGCCGGTCGTCGCGCTCTTCCTCGTCGCCGCGCTCGTCCCCGGGGTGACCACCCAGGTGGCGACCTTCCAGATCATCGACAGCTTCGGCATGTTCGACAGCCGCTGGGCGCCGATCGTGCTCTACACGGGCACGGACATCGTCTCGATCTACATCTTCCTGCAGTTCGTCCGGTCGATCCCGGTCTCGCTCGACGAGGCCGCCCGGCTCGACGGCGCGAGCGCCTTCACGATCTACCGGAAGATCATCCTGCCGCTGCTGAGGCCCGCGATCGCGACGGTGGTCATCGTGAAGGGGATCACCGTCTACAACGACTTCTACATCCCGTTCCTCTACATGCCGTCCGAGGATCTTGGCGTGATCTCGACGTCCCTGTTCCGCTTCAAGGGCCCCTTCGGAGCGCACTGGGAGAACATCTCGGCGGGAGCGGTCCTGGTCATCCTGCCGACCCTGCTCGCCTTCCTGTTCCTGCAGCGCTACATCTACAACGGCTTCACGAAGGGCGCGACGAAGTAG
- a CDS encoding carbohydrate ABC transporter permease, whose product MPDTTGRARPPRAAPAARTAHARDRAPRRLRLRRGLTPWLFLAAPLVLLITFTYAPVANMVAYSFTDWDGVSPELNYTGAENYVELLTRPELFEVFFVSGYYLAASAVQIVVALYFATVLSFDVRFRNFFKGVLFFPYLINGVAIGFVFLYFFQDGGTLDSVLSLFGVHPDRAWLGTPVSANVSLAGVSVWRYLGLNFVLFLGAIQSIPGELYEAAELDGANRRHQFRYIIAPGIRPVLSLTVILSVSGSLSAFEVPFIMTGGATGTETFVIQTVKLAFQFDKTGLASAAAVVLLLIVLAVTWVQRRLVPDDKVDLV is encoded by the coding sequence ATGCCGGACACCACCGGCAGGGCGCGGCCCCCGCGGGCCGCGCCCGCCGCCCGCACGGCACACGCCCGCGACCGGGCCCCGCGCCGGCTGCGTCTGCGGCGGGGCCTCACCCCGTGGCTGTTCCTGGCCGCCCCGCTGGTCCTGCTGATCACGTTCACGTACGCGCCGGTCGCCAACATGGTCGCGTACAGCTTCACCGACTGGGACGGCGTCAGCCCCGAGCTGAACTACACGGGCGCCGAGAACTACGTCGAACTCCTCACCCGGCCCGAGCTGTTCGAGGTCTTCTTCGTCAGCGGCTACTACCTGGCCGCCTCGGCGGTCCAGATCGTCGTGGCGCTCTACTTCGCCACGGTCCTGAGCTTCGACGTGCGCTTCCGGAACTTCTTCAAGGGCGTGCTGTTCTTCCCGTACCTGATCAACGGGGTCGCGATCGGTTTCGTCTTCCTCTACTTCTTCCAGGACGGCGGCACGCTCGACTCGGTGCTGAGCCTCTTCGGCGTCCACCCGGACCGCGCCTGGCTCGGCACCCCGGTGTCCGCGAACGTGTCCCTGGCCGGAGTCTCCGTCTGGCGCTACCTGGGCCTGAACTTCGTCCTGTTCCTCGGCGCGATCCAGTCCATCCCGGGGGAGCTGTACGAGGCCGCAGAGCTGGACGGGGCGAATCGCCGGCACCAGTTCCGGTACATCATCGCGCCCGGCATCAGGCCCGTACTCAGCCTGACCGTCATCCTCTCCGTCTCCGGCTCGCTGTCCGCCTTCGAGGTGCCGTTCATCATGACCGGGGGCGCGACCGGCACGGAGACCTTCGTGATCCAGACGGTGAAGCTGGCCTTCCAGTTCGACAAGACGGGGCTCGCCTCGGCGGCCGCGGTCGTCCTGCTCCTGATCGTCCTGGCGGTGACCTGGGTGCAGCGACGTCTCGTCCCCGACGACAAGGTGGACCTCGTATGA
- a CDS encoding ABC transporter substrate-binding protein → MNRRTKTAGSLLAAVLLAAGCTGSGGTSKGEDAEAAADPGKVSGSITVLTHRTDLVQDGTMKKYAAAFHRTYPKVKVEFDALTDYEGEVKIRMNTENYGDVLMIPSVIKKNDYPKFFASLGTRTERAKKYLFTDFTTVGGKVYGQSPMGALPGFLYNKRVWKEAGITDWPTTPAEFLDGLKAVRSRTDAIPYYTNFKDMWPLTHWTYVDGAVGCDPRATSRLATGDPWAKGEDLRVGDTLLYDIVHGGLAEKDPTTTNWEGSKPKLAKGGIATMWLGSWAITQFRAAAEQAGANPDDIGFMPFPAQRNGKHCATMSPDYNQAVNVNSDHKEAARAWIDWFTDRSGYAADNLTLSPVKGAPLPEVLRPYEDAGVKLIELDDAKGAVVKEIDNESEIGLYKPDYRQDLVDLARGARKGSLDDFLGDLGERWEEARKATGS, encoded by the coding sequence ATGAACCGCCGCACGAAGACCGCCGGAAGCCTCCTCGCCGCCGTACTGCTGGCCGCGGGCTGTACCGGGAGCGGAGGCACGTCGAAGGGTGAGGACGCCGAGGCGGCCGCCGACCCGGGCAAGGTGTCCGGGTCGATCACGGTCCTCACCCACCGGACCGACCTCGTCCAGGACGGCACGATGAAGAAGTACGCCGCCGCGTTCCACAGGACCTACCCGAAGGTGAAGGTCGAGTTCGACGCCCTCACGGACTACGAGGGCGAGGTCAAGATCAGGATGAACACCGAGAACTACGGCGACGTGCTGATGATCCCCTCCGTGATCAAGAAGAACGACTACCCGAAGTTCTTCGCGTCCCTCGGCACGCGGACGGAGCGCGCGAAGAAGTACCTGTTCACCGACTTCACCACGGTCGGCGGCAAGGTCTACGGGCAGAGCCCGATGGGCGCGCTGCCCGGCTTCCTCTACAACAAACGGGTCTGGAAGGAGGCCGGGATCACCGACTGGCCCACCACACCCGCCGAGTTCCTCGACGGGCTCAAGGCCGTCAGGTCCCGGACCGACGCGATCCCGTACTACACCAACTTCAAGGACATGTGGCCGCTGACGCACTGGACGTACGTCGACGGCGCGGTCGGCTGCGACCCGCGGGCGACCTCGCGGCTCGCCACGGGCGACCCGTGGGCGAAGGGCGAGGACCTGCGCGTGGGTGACACGCTGCTGTACGACATCGTGCACGGCGGGCTGGCCGAGAAGGACCCGACGACCACCAACTGGGAGGGGTCCAAGCCCAAGCTGGCCAAGGGGGGCATCGCCACGATGTGGCTGGGCTCCTGGGCGATCACGCAGTTCCGGGCGGCGGCGGAGCAGGCCGGCGCGAACCCCGACGACATCGGCTTCATGCCCTTCCCGGCGCAGCGGAACGGGAAGCACTGCGCGACGATGTCGCCCGACTACAACCAGGCCGTGAACGTCAACTCGGACCACAAGGAGGCGGCCCGCGCCTGGATCGACTGGTTCACCGACAGGTCCGGTTACGCGGCCGACAACCTGACCCTCTCCCCGGTCAAGGGCGCCCCGCTGCCCGAGGTCCTGCGGCCGTACGAGGACGCGGGCGTGAAGCTCATCGAGCTGGACGACGCCAAGGGCGCGGTCGTCAAGGAGATCGACAACGAGTCGGAGATCGGTCTCTACAAGCCCGACTACCGCCAGGACCTCGTCGACCTCGCCCGCGGCGCCAGGAAGGGCAGCCTGGACGACTTCCTCGGCGACCTGGGCGAGCGCTGGGAAGAGGCACGGAAGGCCACGGGGTCCTGA
- a CDS encoding glycoside hydrolase family 2 protein, whose translation MLDVTPVHDGWVLRHEGDALAATVPGCVHTDLLAAGIIPDPFLGRHETEVAWVGRRDWTYETTLAPAPGGHERTDLVFDGLDTVAEVRLDGRLLGSTRNMHRSYRFDVTGLSGRLSVRFRSAYDEAEAVRGQVGERPNVYPGPFQYLRKMACSFGWDWGPTLVTAGIWRPVRLEHWTTARTARVRPLVTVGQGVGHVELHVEVERSRAAGGLTLSARVGDVDTGARAVAEVVGTRAVIRVDVPDANLWWPRGYGEQPLYEVELTLADGSGPLDVWRRRIGFRTVGLDRREDEHGSGFTFVVNGERLFARGVNWIPDDVLPSRITRGRYRARLAQAAGAGVDLVRVWGGGIYESEDFYDACDELGLLVWQDFPFSCAAYPEEQPLRGEVEAEARENVVRLMPHPSLALWNGNNENLWGFRDWDWQRPLAGDSWGEGYYLGLLPRIVAESDPTRPYAAGSPWSGSWDHHPNDPAHGTHHSWEVWNRRDYADYRLEVPRFVAEFGWQAPPAYATLRRALPGEELAPDSPGMLHHQKADDGNGKLARGLARHFAVPGQGFSGADFDRWHYLTQVNQARAVAAGVEHWRSHWPVCAGTIVWQLNDCWPVTSWAAIDGDGREKPLYHELKRLYADRLLTLRPRSGGLVLAAVNQSAEPWACRTVLRRMSVEGAVVARAAVELTAGARAVAALPVPRGLAPVGPEEFLVADADGLRGLHFPVADREIPYPGPRFDVAVAPGRDTVTVVVTAHTLVRDLLLQADRLAPSATADRGLVTLLPGERVTIGVRGWETRGDPDAETVRSALYCVEPAR comes from the coding sequence ATGCTGGATGTCACGCCGGTCCACGACGGATGGGTCCTGCGGCACGAGGGGGACGCGCTGGCGGCCACGGTGCCGGGCTGCGTGCACACGGACCTGCTGGCGGCGGGGATCATCCCGGACCCCTTCCTCGGGCGGCACGAGACCGAGGTGGCGTGGGTCGGGCGGCGCGACTGGACCTACGAGACGACGCTCGCCCCGGCGCCGGGCGGGCACGAGCGGACCGACCTCGTCTTCGACGGCCTCGACACCGTCGCCGAGGTCCGGCTCGACGGACGGCTCCTGGGCTCCACGAGGAACATGCACCGCTCGTACCGCTTCGACGTGACGGGGCTGAGCGGCCGGCTCTCGGTCCGCTTCCGGTCCGCGTACGACGAGGCCGAGGCGGTGCGCGGGCAGGTCGGGGAACGGCCGAACGTCTACCCCGGGCCGTTCCAGTACCTGCGCAAGATGGCCTGCTCGTTCGGCTGGGACTGGGGTCCGACACTGGTGACCGCCGGCATCTGGCGGCCGGTCCGCCTGGAGCACTGGACGACGGCGCGGACGGCCCGGGTGCGTCCGCTCGTGACGGTCGGACAGGGCGTGGGACACGTCGAACTGCACGTCGAGGTGGAGCGGTCGCGGGCGGCGGGCGGGCTCACCCTGAGCGCCCGGGTCGGCGACGTGGACACGGGCGCGCGGGCCGTCGCGGAGGTCGTCGGTACACGTGCGGTGATACGCGTGGACGTGCCGGACGCCAACCTGTGGTGGCCGCGCGGATACGGGGAACAGCCTCTGTACGAGGTCGAGTTGACCCTGGCCGACGGGAGCGGGCCGCTGGACGTCTGGCGGCGGCGCATCGGCTTCAGGACCGTCGGGCTGGACCGCCGGGAGGACGAGCACGGCTCCGGCTTCACCTTCGTCGTCAACGGCGAGCGGCTCTTCGCCCGGGGCGTCAACTGGATCCCGGACGACGTCCTGCCCTCCCGGATCACCCGGGGGCGGTACCGCGCCCGGCTGGCCCAGGCGGCCGGCGCGGGCGTGGACCTCGTACGCGTCTGGGGCGGCGGCATCTACGAGAGCGAGGACTTCTACGACGCCTGCGACGAGCTGGGCCTGCTGGTCTGGCAGGACTTCCCCTTCTCCTGCGCCGCCTACCCGGAGGAACAGCCCCTGCGCGGCGAGGTGGAGGCCGAGGCGCGCGAGAACGTCGTACGCCTGATGCCGCACCCCTCGCTCGCGCTGTGGAACGGCAACAACGAGAACCTGTGGGGTTTCCGGGACTGGGACTGGCAGCGGCCGCTGGCCGGGGACTCGTGGGGCGAGGGCTACTACCTCGGGCTGCTGCCGCGGATCGTCGCGGAATCGGACCCGACCCGCCCGTACGCGGCGGGCAGCCCCTGGTCCGGCTCCTGGGACCACCACCCGAACGACCCGGCGCACGGCACCCACCACTCGTGGGAGGTGTGGAACCGGCGGGACTACGCGGACTACCGGCTCGAAGTCCCCCGGTTCGTGGCCGAATTCGGCTGGCAGGCACCGCCCGCGTACGCCACCCTGCGGCGCGCCCTGCCCGGCGAGGAGCTCGCGCCCGACTCCCCCGGCATGCTGCACCACCAGAAGGCCGACGACGGGAACGGGAAGCTGGCACGCGGACTCGCCCGGCACTTCGCCGTGCCCGGACAGGGTTTCTCCGGAGCCGACTTCGACCGGTGGCACTACCTCACCCAGGTCAACCAGGCGCGTGCCGTGGCCGCCGGTGTCGAGCACTGGCGCTCGCACTGGCCCGTGTGCGCGGGCACGATCGTGTGGCAGCTCAACGACTGCTGGCCGGTGACCAGTTGGGCCGCCATCGACGGGGACGGCCGTGAGAAACCGCTCTACCACGAGCTGAAGCGGCTGTACGCGGACCGGTTGCTGACCCTCCGGCCACGGTCCGGCGGCCTCGTCCTGGCGGCCGTCAACCAGTCGGCCGAGCCGTGGGCGTGCCGGACGGTGCTGCGCCGGATGTCGGTGGAGGGCGCGGTGGTGGCGCGGGCCGCCGTGGAACTGACCGCGGGCGCGCGGGCGGTCGCCGCCCTGCCCGTACCGCGGGGGCTGGCACCGGTGGGGCCCGAGGAGTTCCTGGTGGCGGACGCGGACGGGCTGCGCGGCCTGCACTTCCCGGTCGCCGACCGGGAGATCCCCTACCCCGGGCCCCGGTTCGACGTCGCGGTCGCGCCGGGGAGGGACACCGTCACCGTCGTGGTCACCGCCCACACGCTGGTACGGGACCTGCTGCTGCAGGCCGACCGGCTGGCGCCCTCCGCGACGGCCGACCGGGGGCTCGTGACGCTCCTCCCGGGCGAACGCGTCACCATCGGGGTGCGGGGCTGGGAGACTCGGGGGGACCCGGACGCGGAGACCGTACGCTCCGCCCTGTACTGCGTGGAGCCCGCACGATGA
- a CDS encoding LacI family DNA-binding transcriptional regulator, with protein sequence MTTPSRVTIKDVAARAGVSKGAVSLAFNHRPGLSETTRDRIFEAARQLGWAPNLAARSLAGRRVDVVGLAICRPARLLGLEPFYMEFISGVESVLTEHACSLLLRLLRSVEEEVGLQDAWWRGRHVSGSIMVDFRADDPRVDAVRRLGMPVVAVGHPSLTGGLTSVWTDDAGAVTEAVRYLVALGHRRVARVGGAAGLGHTAIRTAAFDTAARELRLAGAWQVATDFSGDAGARATRSLLSASAADRPTAIVYDNDIMAVAGLAVAAEMGLSVPGDVSLLAWDDSQLCRLTHPTLSAMSHDVHGFGAEVARTLFGVITGEDPGSHPVPTPELTPRGSTAPPR encoded by the coding sequence ATGACGACACCGTCCCGCGTCACGATCAAGGACGTCGCGGCTCGCGCCGGCGTGTCCAAGGGGGCCGTGTCGCTCGCCTTCAACCACCGACCGGGGCTGTCCGAGACGACCCGGGACCGGATCTTCGAGGCGGCCCGCCAGCTGGGCTGGGCGCCGAACCTCGCCGCACGCTCGCTGGCCGGCCGCCGCGTGGACGTGGTGGGCCTCGCGATCTGCCGGCCGGCCAGGCTGCTCGGGCTCGAACCGTTCTACATGGAGTTCATCTCGGGTGTGGAGAGCGTGCTGACCGAGCACGCGTGCTCGCTGCTGCTGCGGCTGCTGCGGTCGGTGGAGGAGGAGGTCGGACTGCAGGACGCCTGGTGGCGGGGCAGGCACGTCAGCGGGTCGATCATGGTGGACTTCCGGGCGGACGACCCGCGGGTGGACGCCGTCCGACGGCTCGGGATGCCCGTGGTGGCCGTCGGGCACCCGTCGCTGACCGGCGGACTCACCTCCGTGTGGACGGACGACGCCGGCGCCGTGACCGAGGCCGTGCGCTACCTCGTGGCGCTCGGGCACCGGAGGGTCGCCCGGGTCGGCGGGGCGGCGGGGCTCGGGCACACGGCGATCCGTACCGCCGCGTTCGACACCGCCGCACGGGAGCTGCGGCTCGCCGGGGCGTGGCAGGTCGCGACGGACTTCTCCGGGGACGCGGGGGCGCGGGCGACGCGGTCCCTGCTCTCCGCGTCCGCCGCCGACCGGCCGACCGCGATCGTGTACGACAACGACATCATGGCGGTGGCGGGGCTCGCGGTCGCCGCCGAGATGGGGCTCTCGGTGCCGGGGGACGTGTCGCTGCTCGCCTGGGACGACTCGCAGCTGTGCCGGCTGACGCATCCGACGCTGTCGGCGATGAGCCATGACGTGCACGGGTTCGGGGCGGAGGTCGCCCGGACGCTGTTCGGCGTCATCACCGGGGAGGACCCCGGGTCGCATCCCGTACCCACCCCCGAACTGACCCCACGGGGGTCCACGGCGCCGCCCCGCTGA
- a CDS encoding acetyl-CoA C-acyltransferase: protein MPRTVRDVVFVDGVRTPFGKAGPKGIYHETRADDLVVKAIRELLRRNPGLDPKKIDEVAIAATTQIGDQGLTLGRTAGILAGLPQSVPGYSIDRMCAGALTAVTTAAGSVAFGAYDAVIAGGVEHMGRHPMGEGVDPNPRFVSDKLVDESALFMGMTAENLHDRYPTITKQRADEYAVRSQEKAAKAYANGKIQQDLVPISVRNTNAEVGETGWGLVTADEPMRPGTTLENLAGLKTPFRVHGRVTAGNAAGLNDGATASIIASEEFAREHDLPVRMRLVSYAFAGVEPEVMGYGPIPATEKALAKAGLSIGDINLFEINEAFAVQVLAFLEHYGIADDDARVNQYGGAIAYGHPLASSGVRLMTQLARQFEEQPEVRYGLTTMCVGFGMGATVIWENPHHKDAGGDK from the coding sequence GTGCCTCGTACCGTCAGGGACGTCGTCTTCGTAGACGGCGTCCGCACCCCGTTCGGCAAGGCGGGCCCGAAGGGCATCTACCACGAGACCCGTGCCGACGATCTGGTCGTCAAGGCGATCCGGGAGCTGCTGCGCCGCAACCCCGGCCTCGACCCGAAGAAGATCGACGAGGTCGCCATCGCCGCGACCACGCAGATCGGCGACCAGGGTCTGACGCTGGGCCGCACGGCCGGCATCCTGGCCGGGCTGCCGCAGTCCGTCCCGGGCTACTCCATCGACCGTATGTGCGCCGGCGCGCTCACCGCCGTGACGACCGCGGCCGGCTCGGTGGCGTTCGGCGCGTACGACGCCGTCATCGCGGGCGGTGTCGAGCACATGGGCCGCCACCCCATGGGCGAGGGCGTGGACCCGAACCCGCGCTTCGTCAGCGACAAGCTGGTCGACGAGTCGGCCCTCTTCATGGGCATGACCGCGGAGAACCTGCACGACCGCTACCCCACGATCACCAAGCAGCGCGCCGACGAGTACGCGGTGCGCTCGCAGGAGAAGGCCGCCAAGGCGTACGCCAACGGCAAGATCCAGCAGGACCTGGTGCCGATCTCGGTGCGCAACACCAACGCGGAGGTCGGTGAGACGGGCTGGGGCCTGGTCACCGCCGACGAGCCGATGCGCCCGGGCACCACCCTGGAGAACCTGGCCGGTCTCAAGACCCCGTTCCGGGTGCACGGCCGGGTCACCGCCGGCAACGCGGCCGGCCTGAACGACGGCGCCACCGCCTCGATCATCGCGTCCGAGGAGTTCGCCCGCGAGCACGACCTGCCGGTGCGCATGCGCCTGGTCTCGTACGCCTTCGCGGGTGTCGAGCCCGAGGTGATGGGCTACGGCCCGATCCCGGCGACCGAGAAGGCCCTCGCCAAGGCGGGCCTGTCGATCGGGGACATCAACCTCTTCGAGATCAACGAGGCCTTCGCCGTCCAGGTCCTCGCGTTCCTGGAGCACTACGGCATCGCCGACGACGACGCGCGCGTCAACCAGTACGGCGGCGCCATCGCGTACGGCCACCCGCTGGCCTCCTCCGGCGTCCGGCTGATGACCCAGCTGGCCCGCCAGTTCGAGGAGCAGCCGGAGGTCCGTTACGGCCTCACCACCATGTGCGTCGGCTTCGGCATGGGCGCCACCGTGATCTGGGAGAACCCGCACCACAAGGACGCCGGAGGCGACAAGTGA
- a CDS encoding 3-hydroxyacyl-CoA dehydrogenase NAD-binding domain-containing protein, whose amino-acid sequence MSTTELLKGAAELFPDEVVTSAHVRHLDLPFGAGRFALITLDNGFDHTKPTTFGPASLANLSLAIDQVEKEAAAGGIVGVGITGKPFIFAVGADLKGVELLKEHKDALAIGKGGHEVFKRLSALAVPTFAYYNGAAMGGGVEVGLHCAYRTVSASLPAFSLPEVFLGLVPGWGGCTLLPNLIGADKAVSVIIENSLNQNKQLKGAQVYELGIADALFEGADFLEQSLIWTASVLKGEIVVDRPAIDRGEAWDQAVAKGRFIADSKVHGAAPAAYRALDIIAAAKNGDLQQGYDAEDRALADLIMGGELRAGIYAFNLVQKRGKRPAGAPDKSLARPVTKVGVVGAGLMASQLALLFLRRLEVPVVLTDIDQERVDKGVGYVHAEIDKLLGKGRVNQDKANRLKALVSGVLDKAEGFSDADFIIEAVFEEIGVKQQVFAEVEAVAPAHAILATNTSSLSVTEMASELKHPERVVGFHFFNPVAILPLLEIVRGEATDDASLATAFAVAKKLKKTAVLVKDAPAFVVNRILTRFMGEIQNVIDEGTPVEVAEKAVEPLGLPMSPLVLLELVGPAIGLHVSETLNRAFPDRFTVSPNLAAVVAAGKRGFYVYDSGKPELDPEVAALLKQGDAVLSEEQVRARVLDAVAQEIGLMLDEGVVAEAQDIDLCLITGAGWPFHLGGLTPYLDREGVSQRVNGKPFLAPGVASVPA is encoded by the coding sequence GTGAGCACCACTGAACTCCTGAAGGGCGCGGCGGAGCTGTTCCCCGACGAGGTCGTGACGTCGGCGCACGTACGCCACCTCGACCTGCCCTTCGGCGCGGGGCGCTTCGCGCTCATCACGCTGGACAACGGCTTCGACCACACCAAGCCGACCACCTTCGGCCCGGCCTCGCTGGCGAACCTGAGCCTCGCGATCGACCAGGTCGAGAAGGAGGCGGCGGCGGGCGGGATCGTCGGCGTCGGCATCACCGGCAAGCCGTTCATCTTCGCCGTCGGCGCGGACCTCAAGGGTGTCGAGCTCCTCAAGGAGCACAAGGACGCGCTGGCCATCGGCAAGGGCGGCCACGAGGTCTTCAAGCGGCTGTCCGCCCTCGCGGTGCCGACCTTCGCGTACTACAACGGCGCGGCCATGGGCGGCGGCGTCGAGGTGGGCCTGCACTGCGCCTACCGTACGGTGTCCGCGTCCCTGCCCGCCTTCTCGCTGCCCGAGGTCTTCCTCGGCCTGGTGCCCGGCTGGGGCGGCTGCACCCTGCTGCCGAACCTGATCGGCGCGGACAAGGCCGTCTCGGTGATCATCGAGAACTCGCTCAACCAGAACAAGCAGCTCAAGGGCGCACAGGTCTACGAACTGGGCATCGCCGACGCCCTGTTCGAGGGCGCGGACTTCCTGGAGCAGTCGCTGATCTGGACGGCGTCCGTCCTCAAGGGCGAGATCGTCGTCGACCGTCCGGCGATCGACCGCGGCGAGGCCTGGGACCAGGCCGTCGCCAAGGGCCGGTTCATCGCGGACAGCAAGGTGCACGGGGCGGCCCCGGCCGCGTACCGCGCGCTGGACATCATCGCCGCCGCGAAGAACGGCGACCTGCAGCAGGGCTACGACGCCGAGGACCGGGCGCTCGCCGACCTGATCATGGGCGGTGAACTGCGCGCCGGCATCTACGCGTTCAACCTCGTCCAGAAGCGCGGCAAGCGTCCCGCGGGCGCGCCGGACAAGTCGCTGGCCCGTCCGGTCACCAAGGTCGGCGTGGTCGGCGCGGGCCTGATGGCCTCGCAGCTCGCCCTGCTGTTCCTGCGCCGCCTGGAGGTGCCGGTCGTGCTGACCGACATCGACCAGGAGCGTGTCGACAAGGGGGTGGGCTACGTCCACGCCGAGATCGACAAGCTGCTCGGCAAGGGCCGCGTCAACCAGGACAAGGCCAACCGCCTCAAGGCCCTGGTCTCCGGTGTGCTGGACAAGGCCGAGGGCTTCTCCGACGCCGACTTCATCATCGAGGCCGTGTTCGAGGAGATCGGCGTCAAGCAGCAGGTGTTCGCGGAGGTCGAGGCGGTCGCCCCGGCGCACGCGATCCTCGCCACCAACACCTCCTCGCTGTCGGTCACCGAGATGGCGTCCGAGCTCAAGCACCCCGAGCGGGTCGTGGGCTTCCACTTCTTCAACCCGGTCGCGATCCTCCCGCTCCTGGAGATCGTGCGGGGCGAGGCGACGGACGACGCCTCGCTGGCCACGGCCTTCGCCGTCGCCAAGAAGCTGAAGAAGACCGCGGTCCTGGTGAAGGACGCCCCGGCGTTCGTCGTGAACCGCATCCTCACCCGCTTCATGGGCGAGATCCAGAACGTCATCGACGAGGGCACGCCGGTCGAGGTCGCCGAGAAGGCGGTCGAGCCCCTGGGGCTGCCGATGTCGCCGCTGGTCCTGCTGGAGCTGGTCGGTCCGGCCATCGGTCTGCACGTCTCCGAGACGCTCAACCGGGCCTTCCCCGACCGCTTCACGGTCTCCCCGAACCTCGCGGCGGTCGTCGCGGCCGGCAAGCGCGGCTTCTACGTGTACGACTCCGGGAAGCCGGAGCTCGACCCCGAGGTCGCCGCGCTGCTCAAGCAGGGCGATGCCGTGCTGAGCGAGGAGCAGGTGCGCGCCCGCGTCCTGGACGCCGTCGCGCAGGAGATCGGGCTGATGCTCGACGAGGGCGTGGTGGCCGAGGCGCAGGACATCGACCTGTGCCTGATCACGGGGGCCGGTTGGCCCTTCCACCTCGGTGGCCTCACGCCGTACCTGGACCGTGAGGGCGTCTCGCAGCGGGTGAACGGCAAGCCGTTCCTGGCGCCGGGCGTGGCGTCGGTCCCGGCGTAG
- a CDS encoding NTP pyrophosphohydrolase, giving the protein MDSAPLVIVDAANVVGSVPDGWWRDRRGAAERVRDRLVPYAEDGLPGAPGPVELVLVVEGGARGVTSVPGVRVDAAPGSGDDRIVELVAEHPRRARLVVTADRELRRRVTELGAEVTGPRTVRP; this is encoded by the coding sequence ATGGACAGTGCCCCGCTGGTGATCGTCGATGCCGCCAATGTGGTGGGGTCCGTGCCCGACGGCTGGTGGCGCGACCGCCGGGGCGCCGCCGAGCGCGTACGCGACCGGCTCGTCCCGTACGCCGAGGACGGCCTCCCGGGTGCCCCGGGACCGGTGGAACTGGTCCTGGTGGTCGAGGGCGGCGCCCGCGGGGTGACGTCCGTGCCCGGCGTACGGGTCGACGCGGCGCCCGGCAGCGGTGACGACCGCATCGTGGAACTGGTCGCCGAACACCCCCGGCGCGCACGGCTGGTGGTCACCGCGGACCGGGAACTGCGGCGCAGGGTCACGGAGCTGGGCGCCGAGGTCACGGGCCCGCGTACCGTCCGGCCCTGA